From Lycium ferocissimum isolate CSIRO_LF1 chromosome 12, AGI_CSIRO_Lferr_CH_V1, whole genome shotgun sequence, one genomic window encodes:
- the LOC132041177 gene encoding pentatricopeptide repeat-containing protein At2g18940, chloroplastic — translation MEGTLYPNRPILPVQSTKPTPLPPTPRLKLNPITTSPLPPLKQQQQTHSSSSTYFPLDSLLQHLLHVSPPRSIKSSRIGNTHLPSLPISVENQENDGTLLENMRVTVPKLESFEDDGSLDFLPLKCKLMIDSILECPLCNLSGFFDSVKFELLEVDLMSLLKGLDVLGNWDRAILLFEWVVLNIHVENDKLDSQVIEFMVKVLGRESQHLVTSKLFDVIPFEDYSLDVRAWTTVLHAYSRIGKYDKAIALFEYVKEKGLCATLVTYNVMLDVYGKKGRSWNNILVLLDEIRSNGLEFDEFTCSTVISACGREGLLEEAKEFFDGLKRKGYVPGTVTYNSLLQVFGKAGIYSEALSVLKEMEENNCPPDSVTYNELVAAYVRAGFLEEGAALIGTMSQKGVMPNAITYTTVIDAYGKAGKEDKALSFFKQMKQAGCVPNVCTYNAILGMLGKKSRVEEMMDMISDMKLNGCAPNRITWNTMLAMCGNRGMQKYVNRVFYEMKSCGFEPDRDTFNTLIRAYGRCDSDFNAAKMYDEMIQAGFTPCVTTYNALLNALARRGDWRAAESVFSDMKSKGFKPNETTYSLMLHCYSKGGNVRGVERIAKEIYDGHIFPSWMLLRTLILANFKCRSLMGMERAFQELQEKGYRPDLVIFNSMLSIFARNKLYDRAHEMLHLIRENGLQPDLVTYNTLMDMYARAGECWKAEEILNRLQMNGGKPDLVSYNTVIKAFCRQGRMEEAIRIFSQMTEKGIRPCIVTYNTFVAGFAARGMFSEVEELISYMIQHECRPNELTYKTIVDGYCRAKRYQDAMDFVLNIRQKDTTFDEESLQRFSSRVRGICGAMT, via the coding sequence ATGGAAGGTACTCTTTACCCAAATAGGCCAATCTTGCCAGTCCAATCAACAAAGCCAACACCTTTACCACCAACCCCACGCCTCAAATTGAATCCCATCACCACTTCTCCTCTCCCACCtctcaaacaacaacaacaaactcattcttcttcttctacttaTTTCCCTCTTGATTCTCTTCTCCAACATCTCCTTCATGTTTCTCCTCCAAGAAGTATTAAATCTTCAAGAATTGGGAATACCCATTTGCCTTCTCTTCCTATTTCTgtggaaaatcaagaaaatgatgGCACCCTTTTGGAGAATATGAGGGTTACTGTTCCAAAGTTGGAATCTTTTGAGGATGATGGGTCACTTGATTTTCTTCCTTTGAAATGTAAGTTAATGATTGACTCAATTCTTGAATGCCCTCTTTGTAATTTGAGTGGATTCTTTGATTCTGTGAAATTTGAGTTGCTTGAAGTTGATTTGATGAGTCTTTTGAAAGGtttagatgttttaggaaatTGGGATAGAGCTATTCTGTTGTTTgaatgggttgttttgaatatacATGTTGAAAATGATAAGCTAGATAGTCAAGTTATTGAGTTCATGGTTAAGGTTTTGGGTAGGGAATCTCAGCATTTGGTTACGTCGAAACTGTTTGATGTTATTCCATTTGAAGACTACTCACTCGATGTTCGAGCGTGGACAACTGTTCTACATGCTTATTCTCGTATTGGCAAGTATGACAAGGCAATTGCATTGTTTGAATATGTGAAGGAGAAGGGTTTATGTGCCACCTTGGTAACTTATAATGTTATGTTAGATGTTTATGGTAAAAAGGGTAGGTCTTGGAACAAtattttagtacttttagatgAAATAAGGAGTAACGGGCTTGAATTTGATGAGTTCACTTGTAGCACGGTTATATCTGCGTGTGGAAGGGAAGGGTTGTTGGAGGAAGCGAAAGAGTTTTTTGATGGATTGAAGAGAAAGGGTTATGTTCCGGGAACGGTTACTTACAATTCTTTACTCCAAGTGTTTGGTAAGGCTGGAATTTACTCCGAGGCATTGAGCGTTCTGAAAGAAATGGAGGAGAATAATTGCCCTCCTGATTCGGTGACGTATAATGAGCTTGTAGCAGCTTATGTGAGGGCAGGCTTCCTTGAAGAAGGAGCTGCACTTATAGGGACAATGTCACAGAAGGGCGTAATGCCGAATGCTATTACTTATACAACAGTGATAGATGCGTATGGTAAGGCCGGGAAGGAGGACAAGGCGTTGAGCTTTTTCAAGCAAATGAAACAAGCAGGTTGTGTTCCTAATGTCTGTACCTATAACGCAATCCTTGGGATGCTGGGAAAGAAATCTCGAGTAGAAGAGATGATGGACATGATATCTGATATGAAATTAAATGGATGTGCCCCAAACCGTATTACTTGGAACACAATGCTTGCAATGTGTGGGAATAGGGGAATGCAAAAATATGTAAATCGCGTTTTCTATGAGATGAAAAGCTGTGGTTTTGAGCCTGATAGAGACACATTTAATACTTTGATTCGTGCTTATGGCAGGTGCGATTCTGATTTTAATGCTGCGAAGATGTACGATGAAATGATTCAAGCAGGATTCACTCCATGTGTCACAACATACAATGCGCTTCTTAATGCCCTTGCTCGTCGGGGTGATTGGAGAGCCGCTGAATCTGTTTTCTCAGACATGAAAAGTAAAGGCTTTAAGCCCAATGAAACTACTTACTCTTTGATGCTTCACTGCTATTCCAAGGGAGGGAACGttagaggtgtggagagaatCGCAAAGGAAATTTATGATGGTCATATTTTTCCTAGTTGGATGCTTTTAAGAACCCTCATTCTTGCTAATTTCAAGTGTAGGTCTCTCATGGGTATGGAGAGAGCATTTCAGGAATTACAAGAAAAAGGATACAGGCcagatttggtcatatttaacTCTATGCTTTCCATATTCGCAAGGAACAAGCTATATGACCGTGCTCACGAGATGCTGCATTTAATTAGGGAGAATGGTTTGCAGCCTGATCTcgttacgtataatacattaaTGGATATGTATGCTAGAGCCGGTGAATGTTGGAAAGCTGAGGAAATCCTTAATCGACTGCAGATGAATGGAGGAAAACCAGACCTTGTATCATATAACACTGTCATCAAAGCGTTCTGCAGACAAGGTCGTATGGAGGAGGCCATAAGAATTTTCTCCCAGATGACAGAAAAAGGAATCCGACCTTGCATtgttacgtataatacatttgtTGCTGGATTTGCAGCTCGAGGGATGTTCTCTGAGGTAGAGGAATTGATCAGTTATATGATCCAGCACGAATGCAGACCAAATGAGCTAACATACAAGACTATTGTTGATGGTTATTGTAGAGCAAAAAGATACCAAGATGCAATGGATTTTGTGTTGAATATTAGGCAAAAAGATACCACCTTTGATGAAGAATCTTTGCAAAGATTTTCTTCTCGAGTTAGGGGAATATGTGGAGCCATGACTTAA